The Brachyhypopomus gauderio isolate BG-103 chromosome 2, BGAUD_0.2, whole genome shotgun sequence genome contains a region encoding:
- the LOC143506878 gene encoding actin-related protein 2/3 complex subunit 1A-A — protein sequence MSLYSFGLEPLSCHAWNKDRTQIAISPNSSTVNVYQKKGKEWAKIHELKEHSGRITGIDWAPESNRIVTCASDRNAYVWTLKDGVWKPTLVLVRINRAATCVKWSPLENKFALGSGAKLISVCYFEKENDWWLSKHIKKGICSTVLCLDWHPNNILLAAGSADLHCRVFSTYIKEIEDKPGPTPWGAKMPFGEVLLEHKDCGGWVHSVGFSPTGDSLAWVSHNSAISVADASQGKEVTQLTTDKLPLLSMLYVSETEIVAAGHDCCPYQFSYKGPGKLQYVKKLGISKQTSKNSMSAMQHFRNLDKKATTEEEDNELNTLHQNSVTQLCIVEGQKTKVEKFSSVGLDGAMVLWDFKP from the exons ATGTCCCTGTACAGCTTTGGATTGGAGCCTCTGTCCTGTCATGCCTGGAATAAAGACCGAACAC AAATCGCCATTAGTCCAAACAGCAGCACAGTGAATGTTTATCAGAAGAAAGGAAAAGAATGGGCCAAAATCCACGAACTCAAGGAGCACAGCGGACGAATCACAG GAATTGACTGGGCCCCGGAGTCCAACCGCATTGTGACATGTGCCTCAGACAGGAACGCCTACGTCTGGACGCTCAAAGACGGCGTGTGGAAACCAACACTGGTTCTAGTCCGCATCAACAGGGCGGCCACGTGCGTCAAATGGTCGCCCCTGGAAAACAAGTTTGCCCTTGGAAGTGGGGCAAAACTCATCTCGGTGTGTTACTTTGAGAAAGAAAATGATTG GTGGCTCAGTAAACATATAAAGAAAGGCATCTGCTCTACAGTGCTCTGCCTAGACTGGCACCCCAACAACATCCTGTTAGCTGCTGGTTCAGCAGACCTCCACTGCAG AGTTTTCTCGACCTACATCAAGGAAATTGAGGACAAGCCAGGCCCCACTCCATGGGGGGCCAAGATGCCTTTTGGAGAGGTGCTTCTGGAGCACAAAGACTGCGGGGGCTGGGTCCACAGTGTGGGCTTCTCCCCCACCGGAGACAGCCTGGCCTGGGTCAGTCACAATAGCGCCATCAGCGTGGCCGACGCCTCCCAGGGGAAAGA GGTTACGCAGCTGACCACAGACAAGCTTCCATTACTGAGCATGCTCTATGTCAGCGAGACAGAGATTGTGGCTGCG GGCCATGACTGCTGCCCCTACCAGTTCTCATACAAGGGACCCGGCAAACTGCAATATGTAAAAAAGTTGGGGATCAGCAAACAGACGTCCAAGAACAGCATGTCGGCTATGCAACACTTCCGCAACCTGGACAAAAAGGCCACGACGGAGGAGGAGGATAATGAGCTGAACACCCTGCACCAGAACAGTGTCAC TCAGCTGTGCATTGTGGAGGGGCAGAAAACCAAAGTGGAAAAGTTCAGTAGTGTTGGTCTGGACGGTGCCATGGTTCTCTGGGATTTCAAG CCCTGA
- the wipi1 gene encoding WD repeat domain phosphoinositide-interacting protein 1 — translation METEDGADGPGGPGLGCASFNQDSTSLAVGTRSGYRLFSVTAVDRLECIHQSVEVPDAYIVERLFSSSLVVVVSQAVPRRMNVYHFKKGTEICNYSYSDSILAVRLNRQRLVVCLEESIYIHSIKDMKLLKTLLNTPANPSGLCALSVNHSNSYLAYPGSASIGEIIVYDANSLSNVTMVPAHDSPLAAITFNSSGSKLASASERGTVIRVFSIPEGQRLFEFRRGMKRYVNINSLSFSPDTQFLCASSNTETVHIFKLEQHGPSGEEEAPTWSAYVGKMFTAASSYLPAQVSGMMSQDRAFATVRMQTAGQRNVCTLAMIQKLPRLLVVSSDGQLFIYNIDPQDGGECALVHSHRLMDSDKEREGAEEEVGSAPPPSSLSYAATAATPSCRPVSATLTGYSEDGGARRGEVIPDHELAAGPVCLDDEAEFPPINRCRDGSRRGKSSRP, via the exons ATGGAGACCGAAGATGGGGCCGACGGTCCTGGCGGACCAGGGCTGGGCTGCGCCTCCTTCAACCAAGACTCCAC GTCATTGGCTGTGGGCACTAGAAGTGGATATCGTCTCTTCTCTGTGACGGCGGTGGACAGACTAGAGTGCATTCACCAGAGTG TGGAGGTCCCGGACGCCTACATCGTGGAGCGCCTGTTCTCCAGCagcctggtggtggtggtgagccAGGCTGTTCCTCGTCGCATGAACGTCTACCATTTCAAGAAGGGCACGGAGATCTGTAACTACAGTTACTCCGACAGCATCCTCGCCGTGCGTCTCAACCGACAG AGGCTGGTGGTTTGCCTGGAGGAGTCCATCTATATCCACAGCATAAAGGACATGAAGCTTCTGAAGACTCTACTGAACACACCAGCCAACCCTTCAG GTCTCTGTGCCCTGTCAGTCAACCATTCCAACTCCTACCTGGCATACCCAGGCAGTGCCTCCATCGGAGAGATCATCGTCTACGACGCTAACAGTCTG AGCAACGTCACCATGGTTCCTGCACACGACAGTCCTCTGGCAGCCATCACCTTTAACTCCTCAGGCTCTAAGCTGGCCAGTGCCTCTGAGAGG GGCACTGTGATTCGGGTGTTCTCCATTCCAGAAGGTCAGCGCTTGTTTGAATTTCGCAGAGGAATGAAGAG gtATGTGAACATCAACTCTCTGTCCTTCAGCCCTGATACCCAGTTTCTCTGTGCTTCAAGCAACACAGAGACCGTGCACATTTTCAAACTAGAGCAACATGGACCAAG tggggaggaggaggctcCCACTTGGTCTGCTTATGTAGGGAAGATGTTTACAGCAGCAAGCAGCTACCTCCCTGCACAGGTGTCAGGCATGATGAGTCAGGACCGGGCCTTCGCCACCGTGCGCATGCAGACGGCTGGCCAGAGGAACGTCTGCACCTTGGCCAT GATCCAGAAGCTTCCGCGCCTGCTCGTGGTCTCTTCCGACGGGCAGCTTTTCATCTACAACATCGACCCCCAGGACGGGGGCGAGTGTGCACTAGTGCACAGTCACAG GCTGATGGACTCAGACAAGGAGCGAGAGGGTGccgaggaggaggtggggtcggCTCCTCCCCCCTCGAGCCTGTCGTACGCCGCCACTGCTGCCACGCCCTCCTGCAGacctgtctctgccactctaacAG GCTACTCGGAGGATGGCGGAGCCAGGAGGGGCGAGGTGATCCCGGACCATGAGCTCGCAGCAGGGCCCGTGTGTCTGGACGACGAGGCTGAATTTCCTCCA ATAAACCGGTGTCGCGATGGATCTCGGCGAGGCAAAAGCAGCCGTCCGTGA